A portion of the Enterobacter sp. SA187 genome contains these proteins:
- a CDS encoding PAAR domain-containing protein, whose protein sequence is MLGVIRIGDKTSHGGTVLEGSAGLIFMGKAVSCMLDKVSCPVHGVTFIAEGDVGSKWNGRPIALHGHRCGCGCTLITSLPTAGKR, encoded by the coding sequence ATGCTTGGCGTAATACGGATCGGAGATAAAACCTCTCATGGTGGTACCGTTCTTGAGGGCAGTGCTGGTCTCATATTTATGGGTAAGGCAGTTTCCTGTATGCTGGATAAAGTATCCTGCCCTGTACATGGCGTAACTTTTATCGCAGAAGGCGATGTTGGATCTAAATGGAATGGGCGTCCTATCGCTTTGCATGGTCATCGGTGCGGATGTGGTTGTACACTGATTACCTCCCTGCCAACGGCGGGGAAACGTTAA
- a CDS encoding formylglycine-generating enzyme family protein encodes MNQKSINYSLFLFLLIGGCDNASQAVNRTPQEQEELQQYLKRIKKDLVYVKGGTFWMGDFCKKMRNGGPCCSSEKDTKPLHEVELSSYSISKFKVTHEDYNFYLKAMGLPDQYVNENYQKEMLATMTHFDNSPAVVTWTEANNYCSWLGKVTGLPFSMPTEAQWEYASRSRGKYIIIATDDGTWRNNPSTGLGGNYATDGDRRIVEETYGINGSLVHFPVDKFPASPLGLYGMSDNGYEWVTDWYDDEYYKRSIRKDPRGPNNPVMKDEDTGQYFKVLRGGEAPGPGSEVGFTFYRAYRVKDNPYPASTTVRCVVNSPHPIK; translated from the coding sequence ATGAACCAAAAATCCATAAATTATAGCCTGTTTCTTTTCTTACTAATCGGTGGTTGCGACAATGCCAGTCAGGCAGTAAACCGTACTCCACAAGAGCAGGAAGAATTACAGCAATACCTCAAGCGTATAAAAAAAGACCTTGTGTATGTTAAAGGCGGAACGTTCTGGATGGGAGATTTCTGTAAAAAAATGCGTAATGGCGGCCCTTGTTGTTCATCAGAAAAAGATACAAAACCTTTGCACGAAGTGGAGCTTAGTAGTTATTCCATTAGCAAGTTTAAAGTGACTCATGAAGATTATAATTTCTACTTAAAGGCGATGGGTTTGCCAGATCAGTATGTAAATGAAAATTATCAAAAGGAGATGCTGGCAACGATGACTCACTTTGATAATAGTCCTGCTGTAGTGACATGGACAGAAGCAAATAATTACTGTTCTTGGCTTGGAAAAGTTACAGGGCTTCCTTTTTCAATGCCTACAGAGGCGCAATGGGAATATGCCTCACGCAGTCGCGGGAAATATATAATAATTGCGACGGATGATGGCACATGGCGGAATAATCCCAGTACTGGATTAGGGGGAAATTATGCTACAGATGGGGATCGCCGCATAGTGGAAGAAACTTACGGAATAAATGGATCACTAGTCCATTTCCCTGTAGATAAATTTCCTGCTTCACCTTTAGGATTGTATGGCATGTCAGATAATGGGTATGAATGGGTAACTGACTGGTATGATGATGAGTATTATAAAAGATCAATAAGAAAAGATCCGAGAGGTCCTAATAACCCTGTAATGAAGGATGAGGACACTGGCCAATATTTTAAGGTGTTGCGAGGCGGTGAGGCCCCTGGCCCAGGTAGCGAAGTGGGGTTCACGTTTTATCGTGCCTACAGAGTTAAAGATAATCCTTATCCAGCCAGTACAACAGTACGTTGCGTGGTTAATTCTCCGCACCCGATAAAATGA
- a CDS encoding SUMF1/EgtB/PvdO family nonheme iron enzyme: MNQKFINCSLFLFLLIGGCDNASQVVNRTPQEQEELQQYLTRVKKDLVYVKGGTFWMGDFCKKERNGGPYCSSEKDTKPLHEVELTGYSISKFKVTHEDYKCYLKIAGLSEQIFAHKFESEMLSDMTYFKRSPAIVTWTEANEYCNWLRKESGQPFSLPTEAQWEYAARSRGQYILVSTDNGVWRSNAKDGRGENYATDVDRHLVEDSLGINSILINFSVDKYPPNSIGLFGMAENGYEWVLDWYDPDYYSRSPVINPQGPAKPVIKDDDSGQYLKVLRGGNNPDPSGDVGLTFFRGYKIKDNPYPASTTVRCVVNSPDPIK; this comes from the coding sequence ATGAACCAAAAATTCATAAATTGTAGCCTGTTTCTTTTCTTATTAATCGGTGGTTGCGACAATGCCAGTCAGGTAGTAAACCGTACTCCACAAGAGCAGGAAGAATTACAGCAATATCTCACGCGTGTAAAAAAAGACCTTGTGTATGTCAAAGGCGGAACATTCTGGATGGGAGATTTCTGTAAAAAAGAGCGCAATGGTGGGCCTTATTGTTCATCAGAAAAAGACACAAAACCGCTACACGAAGTTGAATTAACTGGTTATTCAATAAGCAAGTTCAAAGTGACGCATGAAGATTATAAATGCTATCTGAAAATTGCTGGGTTGTCAGAGCAAATTTTTGCACATAAATTTGAGAGCGAAATGTTGTCTGATATGACTTATTTCAAAAGAAGTCCGGCCATAGTAACATGGACAGAAGCTAATGAGTATTGTAACTGGTTGAGAAAAGAATCCGGACAACCTTTTTCGCTTCCTACAGAAGCGCAATGGGAGTACGCGGCACGTAGTCGAGGTCAATATATCTTGGTCTCGACGGATAATGGCGTCTGGCGTAGTAATGCTAAAGACGGTAGAGGCGAAAATTATGCCACCGATGTAGATCGTCACCTTGTGGAGGATTCTCTTGGAATAAATAGTATATTAATTAATTTCTCTGTCGATAAATACCCTCCAAACTCGATAGGATTATTTGGAATGGCAGAGAATGGATATGAGTGGGTGCTGGACTGGTACGATCCTGATTATTATAGCCGGTCTCCGGTAATAAACCCTCAGGGTCCCGCAAAACCGGTTATTAAAGATGATGATAGTGGGCAATACCTCAAAGTTTTACGTGGGGGAAATAATCCTGATCCATCAGGGGATGTCGGGTTGACGTTTTTTCGAGGCTACAAAATAAAAGATAATCCTTATCCAGCCAGCACAACAGTACGTTGCGTCGTTAATTCTCCGGATCCAATAAAATAA